One Deltaproteobacteria bacterium genomic window, TCGATCGAAGGGAAACCCGCCCCCTCTTGTTCTTCAGAAGATCCTTGTCTGAATACGAAACAGGGGCTTTTTGTAACGTTGAAAAAGAGTGGGATGCTTCGGGGATGTATCGGGACCATAGTCGGGGTAAAGCCTATCGTACAGGCAACGGCGGACATGGCCCGGGCGGCGGCTTTCGAGGATCCCCGTTTTGGTCCGGTCCAAGAAGAGGAACTCGATGGAATTCGCATCGAGATTTCCGTGCTTTCGCCGCTGCGGAAACTGGACGATACGGATCGGATTGAGATCGGAAAGCACGGCTTGTACATCCGGCAAGGCTATCGTAGCGGGTTGCTGCTTCCGCAGGTGCCATTGGAATTCGGTTGGGACCGGGAAGCGTTTCTCACGCAGGCATGCCGAAAGGCGGGGCTTCCTGACAAAGCGTGGAAAGACGGAGCAGAAATATACACCTTTACGGCTCGGGTTTTTGGGGAGTGATCGGTTCAGGATCTCCCGCCTGAAGCGGCACTGATCGGGGTAGCAAACTGGAATGAACAAGGGTAGTATCTCGAGGCGGCTCTTTCTGGCGGCGCTGGGCGGGCAGGTCACGTCCGGGGCGAACCGGCCCGAGCGTTCGATGGTGCTCCAGGCTCACTCGAAAGGGGCACTGGATTCTTCGGGAGCGCTGAAGGAGGATTGCGCGGAAAGGATGATCGAGAGCGTATTCGCTCAATTCGAGGAAGCGACGCGTCTCTTTGGCCCCGATGAACGGGTTGCCCTGAAACTCAACTGCCTGGCCGGGTCGGGACTGTCTCCCAAGCCTCCCCTGGTTTGGGCCCTCTGCCGAAAACTGGTCTCTCTTGGCGTGAAGCCCGGAAACATCGTGCTGTGGGACCGGAGCAATCGGGAATTGCAGCGGGCCGGTTACGATATCCAGACGGAAAGCAAGGATTTCAGGGTGTTTGGCACGGACGCCCTTGATCCGGGCTATGAATCGGAGCCCTTTGTACACAGAAGTGTGGGGTCCTGCTATTCGCGTATTCTGACGCGTTTCGCCACGATCGTGATTGGTATAGGGGTGTTGAAAGACCATGATTTGAGCGGTGTCAGTGCGGGCATGAAGAACTTCTTCGGGGCGATCCACAACCCGAACAAGTATCACGACAATCGGTGCGACCCCTATATTGCGGATCTGTGTTCTCAGCCCCTGTTGAAGGACAAATGGCGCCTTTCCCTGGTGGACGCCACGCATGCGCAATTCCATGGGGGACCCGCCTTGAACCCGGCTTACCGGTGGGCGGAATCGAGCCTTTTGGCGGGGTTGGATCCGGTGGCCGTAGATGCGGTGGGATGGCGTCGGATCGAGGAGAAACGAAAAGAAGCCGGTATGAAGTCGTTGGAAGATGAGAACCGGGCGCCGGTCTGGCTGAACACGGCGGATACGTTGGGATTGGGGAACGCGCGGGAAGATCGCATCGAGCTGGTGCGGATAGAGGTGTGAAACGGGTCGCCGGCGCATCGCACACGGCGCCTGTGCTGATAGGCTCTCACGAACGTGTGAATTGGAGGTGGATCATGGATATCGAAGGCAAGCTGAAAAAACTGGGTCTCCAACTGCCAAAGGCTCCCAGTCCGGTGGGTAACTACGTCACCGTGCTGCAAACCGGACCTTACGTATACACATCCGGACATATTCCGGTGGGCTTGACCTTTCCGGGCGAACCCGCGGAATGGAAGGGAATCCTGGGGGCGGACTTGGATGTGAATGAAGGATACCGGGCCGCCCGGAGTACGGTTCTACTCCTGCTTGCAACGCTGAAGGATTTTCTGGGCGATCTGAACCGCGTCCAGAGGATAGTGAAAGTCACCGGGTTTGTGCGATCCCAACCGGAATTCGAACAACAGCCTCAAGTCGTAAACGGAGCTTCCGACCTGCTGGTGGAGTTGTTCGGTGAGCGTGGGAAACACGTCCGAAGCGCCGTGGGTGTCGCCGGTTTACCCAAGGGGGTGCCTGTGGAGATCGAGATGGTCGTTGAAGCGGCGCCCGAACACGACCTGGCGTACGACGTTTCCGGCTAGGAAACCGCAGAATCTCCGATGTCCGGAGCATAGATCGAGAGCCTTCCTTCGCCGGGCAATTGCCCGCTGAGCATCCGTCTCCGGCGGAGTGGCCCCCGGGTGATGAGTCTGGAAAGGGAGGCCCCGAGATCGGTTGCGATGGAATGGGTGGAAGGAAAAGGCTTTGGAACTCGCGCGCACCCTCGTGTGGACGGAAACCTGTTGTCTGCCGCGGCTGCGGAAACCTGCCGGACGTTTCATCGAACACTTCCAAGCTACTCGATCACGCCGTTGCACGGCCTGGTTGGTCTCGGTCGCAGCCTCGGCTTGAAAGCGGTCTGGATCAAAGACGAGGCGAACCGTTTCGGGCTGAAATCCTTTAAGGCCCTAGGCGCGACCTGGGCCCTCTTTCGGTTGCTCAACAAGAGATTGGGACGGAAAGGGAACGAACGACTGGATTTCAGGGAACTGGCCGGTCAGGATGCCCGATCGAAGCTGGGCAGGCTTACCTTTGCAACGGCGACGGACGGCAACCACGGCAAGGGAGTGGCGTGGTCCGCCCGACTGCTGGGGCACAAAGCAGCCATCTACATGCCCGAGAATTCCGCTGGGGCTCGCATTGCGGCTATCGAGCGTCTGGGGGCGCGGGTGGTGATCGTACCGGGGAACTACGACGACGCGGTGCGCCGGGCGGCGCGGGACGCAGCGGAACGCGGATGGATCGTTGTCTCCGATACGTCCTGGGATGGATACCGTGAAATACCCACATGGGTGATGCAGGGGTATCTCACCCTGTTCGCCGAAACCGCGGATCAGCTCGAGGCCGCCGGGGTCCCACGTCTTGCAGCTGTTTTCCTGCAGGGAGGCGTAGGTTCCCTCGCGGCGGCGGGCGTTGGGTATTTGTCCAAACGTTATGCGGACCGGGCCCCTCTGTTCGTTTTGGTCGAGCCGGTGAAGGCCGCATGTTTACTCGAATCCGGACGAACCGGGGCTCTAAGACCGGTGGGCGTGACCGGAGACCTGTCCACCATCATGGCGGGACTGGCGTGCGGAGAACCCAATCCCCTGGCCTGGCAAATCCTCTGCGAGCGCGTACATGCATACGTTTCCATACCGGATTTCATGGCCGCCCACGCCATGCGGAGACTGGCGCGTCCAATGGAGGGAGACCCGGCCGTGGTATCCGGCGAATCCGGAGCCGCCGGACTGGCCGGTCTGATCGCCGTGAGACGGTTGGAGCCGTTTCGGCAACTGTGGGAACGTTTGAATCTAACGCAAAACGATCACGTGTTATGCGTCAATACGGAAGGCGACACCGATCCGTACGGATATAACGCCATCGTAAACGAGAACGCGCTTGCCGAGCCCAGCCTCTACCGCGAGGCATTGAACACCGGTCAACGAACGTCATGAGCATGTTCACGAAATCCGACGGCAAAGTCAGCAGCGAGGATTTGTTGTACAGGGAATTGGTGTGTCTGCTGGTCCTGCTGATCGCCTGCATCCTGGTTTCCGTTCTTTGGGCCGCCCCCTTCGAGTCCGCTCCGGGAAGCAGCGAGGAGGAAACAGCGCCCTGGTTTTTCGCCGGTATACAGGAACTGCTCAAGCATTTTCCAGCCTGGCTGGTGGGGCTTGTTTTTCCGGCTTTGTTATTGGCGTTCTGGGCCGCCCTACCCTTTTTTCGGCGAAGTCCGAGCGCGGAGGACGATCCATTATTCAAATGGCGTTTGCCGGAAGTCCGGGCGTTTCTTCTGACCATGGTCCTATTGGGCGTATTGACGGTATGGGGCTACTGGTAACCCAACTCTTCAAGGCGGTACTTTTGATAGGCCCGGGTGGGGTTGAGGAGGCGCCTGAGTTCGTCCGCATTGAACGGCCGTGCACCGCCATGCGTGGATACCTGGACCGGACGACCTGTCAGATCCACCATTTGGCTCAGTTGGAAGCTGATGTCCAATCCGTCCAGTCTGGGACGAGTAAGGGGTACGGCAACGGGTTTATCGCCGTTCAAACGGATTTGAAGGGCTCCGAGCCCGGCGGCTTTGGCGTTCAGGTGACAGCCTTCGCAACGGACCACCTGTCTCCTGATCGTGTGGGGTGCGTAGGGGTTCATGGCAAATCCCAATTGGCCGTCAAGTGTGCGTGGAATGACGCTGTCCAGTCGGACCGTTCCGGTTCCATCCACCCAGGTGATCATATATTGATACTGGGGACGGAACACCCGGACCAGACCGCTCGGGTCCCGTCCGAGAACGTTGCCGTCCCATCGCCGCATGCTCCAACCGGAATACCAGGCGCCTGACCGTTGTTTCGAATCGATCCAGTCTTTGGTGACGGGCGCGGACCACTGTTCTTCCAACAGGGAGAGGTTTTTCCCCAGCAACTCCTGGATTTGGGGGTCGTTTTGCGCCCAAAGGGGTCGCCATTTCTCATATCGAGGCACATCCTCACGGAAAAGATGTAGTCCATAATCCTGGAACGACCAAGCCGCATGGCAGCTATGACACGTCATGCCGTCCATGTGTTCCACAATGCGGTGATCCGTGGGCTGTGTATCCATGTCCAGAAGAACCGGCACGAGGTGTCGTCGGCCCGTCACCTTTGAGGTGAGAACGAGTCGCTCTTCCTGCAGGCGGACGTTTGAAATCCGATCCCCGCTTTTTGCGAGGACCGTTCGGTCCATCGGCGGTTCGGGATCGATAGGATTCGAGCGTTGTGGGGCGGAGGGGGGCACGGTCTCGGGTCTCCGGCGCAGGTCTCCGTGGCAATCCCGGCACGTGACCTTCAGAGCATCGCGAGCCACTCCGTAAATGTTGCCGTCACCCATGAGTTCGGACTGAACGTGGCAGTCAATGCAATGAAGGCCCTTCTCGAAATGCACGTCGGGAAGCAGTCGATGGTGGTCGAGACCGTATTTCGGATAGAACTGTCTTCCATCCGGAGATAGGAAACGATAAGCCTCATGATAGTCCCGTTCGAAAAGGCCCAGATAGTCGGCCCCAACTCGGTTTCCGTTGTGACAGTGCGCACACTGGGTGTTGGGGATCCGGGTTGTGAATCCGTGCCGAATCGGGTGACCTTGCCCTCTTCTTTCTTCCTCGGGTTCTTTCGGATCGATGCTGGAGTGGATGTCGAGGCTGAGCCCGTCGTCTGCATAAAGTACATGACAGGCGGCGCATCCCTCGCTCCTGAAATCGCCAAAACGCCGGGCGCCTCTCGTTCCGAGATGGCACCTCAGACAGCGTCTGCGAAGCAGGTCGTCCACCAGATCGTTTTCCGCGTCCGAAGGCTCCGGGACCTGTTTCAGGCGGTCGACGGGAGCCGTGGCGTACTCGAGCGATCCTTTTTCCTGACGACCGAACACGTATCGGGTCTGATTGATTATCCCGGCGGCGGTGGCCATCAAGGAACGTCGTACCCTTTCCACCTCATCCCGATGGCAGGGACCGCAACGTTGCTGAGCGTCATCCAGGGAGGAAGGATTCGAAACGAGTTCGTTGTGCGCTTCCGGCAAGGTGTCGGCCTTGTTGTTTCCTCCATGGCAGTCGGAACAGGGAAAAGCGTGGCTGGGACCGATCTCTTCCACGTCCTTGTGGCAGGATCTGCATCCGTCTACAGAACCCCATGCCGGAGCCAAAGCGGAAATGACGAGTAACGAACAGGCGAGAATCGGAGTTCGGCTCCATAGGAGCCATTTGCCGATCAAGAGGAGAAATCCGGCAAAGATGGTCGGCTGCGTCCAAAAATACGATTTGATGAAAGCGCTCTGATTTTGAATGGCATCTCCTCGAAATAGCCGTTTACCTCGAGGTGTTAGAGAGTATCAGAAATCCCTTGCCGGTAAAAGCGGGTTGTAAAATCGGTGTGATGGAGTCCTTCTGCGGGGCATTTGGCTGAACCGGACTGCTTTTCGAACTCCTAAAGGAAAAGAAGCGGGTACAGGGAGGGGCGAACGTGCTGCCTAACCAGGCCGGCCGGCCACACGAGCGGGATGGATGGATTGACCCATGGCTCATGTTTTCATAAGATGACGGTCGGATAATCCTCGATACGGCCGGTCGCGCAGAGGACGGACGGATCAATCGAGCAGGTTCGTCACCGGCAAATGTGTACGTCTATTTCTCCACGTTTGACAGCCCATAGGTACTGAATGGAATCCGAAGGCAAAGCGATCACTTCCTGTCCCTCATGCCGCAAGAAATACCGAGTTCCTGAATTCCTCGAAGGGAGAACCGTCGCCTGCAAAAAATGCGGTGAGAGTTTCAATGTCGCTTTCACGGAGTCCGCTCATGCTGCCGAGCACCCCGGTTCCGGACAGGAAGCATTCGATGTTTCCGTGTCGGACGATCAGTTGGAGGCGTTTATCCTTCCGAAGATCGATACCTTCTCCACCATCACCGTTGACGACATCAAACTGAAGTTGAAGGAATTCAATATAACGTATGGAATTTTGGACGACGAACAGATAGAGGCTTTTCTGGAGGACGGACCGTACGCGCGGATGCCGTTCAAGGTAGCTCAAGGCAAAGTGCCTGCGCCTGACACGGACGAGCCTCTACAACTATATTTTCCTGCCCGTCGTCTGGAAGAAGTCGCGAGTGCGGAGATGGCTGCCGCGGATTCCGAGGAACGTCCAATGATCCCCCGGGTGAAACAAGGAGATCTGATCGCCCAGTGGGTCGTACCGATTGAAGGGTATGAAGGCGTAAACGTCTTCGGAGAACCTGTCGTGCTCTCCGGATTTAGAGGTTCGCGGATTCCCCACGGACCCGGGACGGAGACTTCCGTAGACGGGCTGAGGCTTTTTGCCGACATCGACGGCATTCCTAATGTTACCATCGACGGGAGGATCCGTGTACTGCCCGAACTTCGTATACCGGGAGACGTGAATTCAAAGACCGGGCCCGTTCAATTTGACGGATATATTGTCGTTAAGGGGGAAGTAAGGGACGGCTTGAGTATTCGCGGCGGCATGCTTGTGGCAGGGGAGATACAGAAAGCGGAGATCGACGTCGAGGGCGACGTAGTGGTTACGGGAGGAATTATCGGAGGACGCTTGCGCGCCGGCGGGAATGTGCGGGCTAAATTCGTCAAGAACGCGGCCATTCGAGCCTTGGGAGATGTCGTAGTACAAAAAGAGATCCACGGTTCACGGATTACGGCGTGCGGCCGAGTCACTACCGAGCAAGGGAAAATACTTTCCTCCCGAATATCGGCAA contains:
- a CDS encoding DUF362 domain-containing protein, which encodes MNKGSISRRLFLAALGGQVTSGANRPERSMVLQAHSKGALDSSGALKEDCAERMIESVFAQFEEATRLFGPDERVALKLNCLAGSGLSPKPPLVWALCRKLVSLGVKPGNIVLWDRSNRELQRAGYDIQTESKDFRVFGTDALDPGYESEPFVHRSVGSCYSRILTRFATIVIGIGVLKDHDLSGVSAGMKNFFGAIHNPNKYHDNRCDPYIADLCSQPLLKDKWRLSLVDATHAQFHGGPALNPAYRWAESSLLAGLDPVAVDAVGWRRIEEKRKEAGMKSLEDENRAPVWLNTADTLGLGNAREDRIELVRIEV
- a CDS encoding RidA family protein; translation: MDIEGKLKKLGLQLPKAPSPVGNYVTVLQTGPYVYTSGHIPVGLTFPGEPAEWKGILGADLDVNEGYRAARSTVLLLLATLKDFLGDLNRVQRIVKVTGFVRSQPEFEQQPQVVNGASDLLVELFGERGKHVRSAVGVAGLPKGVPVEIEMVVEAAPEHDLAYDVSG
- a CDS encoding diaminopropionate ammonia-lyase; translated protein: MSLEREAPRSVAMEWVEGKGFGTRAHPRVDGNLLSAAAAETCRTFHRTLPSYSITPLHGLVGLGRSLGLKAVWIKDEANRFGLKSFKALGATWALFRLLNKRLGRKGNERLDFRELAGQDARSKLGRLTFATATDGNHGKGVAWSARLLGHKAAIYMPENSAGARIAAIERLGARVVIVPGNYDDAVRRAARDAAERGWIVVSDTSWDGYREIPTWVMQGYLTLFAETADQLEAAGVPRLAAVFLQGGVGSLAAAGVGYLSKRYADRAPLFVLVEPVKAACLLESGRTGALRPVGVTGDLSTIMAGLACGEPNPLAWQILCERVHAYVSIPDFMAAHAMRRLARPMEGDPAVVSGESGAAGLAGLIAVRRLEPFRQLWERLNLTQNDHVLCVNTEGDTDPYGYNAIVNENALAEPSLYREALNTGQRTS
- a CDS encoding DUF342 domain-containing protein, encoding MESEGKAITSCPSCRKKYRVPEFLEGRTVACKKCGESFNVAFTESAHAAEHPGSGQEAFDVSVSDDQLEAFILPKIDTFSTITVDDIKLKLKEFNITYGILDDEQIEAFLEDGPYARMPFKVAQGKVPAPDTDEPLQLYFPARRLEEVASAEMAAADSEERPMIPRVKQGDLIAQWVVPIEGYEGVNVFGEPVVLSGFRGSRIPHGPGTETSVDGLRLFADIDGIPNVTIDGRIRVLPELRIPGDVNSKTGPVQFDGYIVVKGEVRDGLSIRGGMLVAGEIQKAEIDVEGDVVVTGGIIGGRLRAGGNVRAKFVKNAAIRALGDVVVQKEIHGSRITACGRVTTEQGKILSSRISAKKGIKAVDIGSVPSTPCLLSVGIDEITEQETKRIRTLMSEKDEWIHGLRSMLTRLEQQAVTLKRKMAGTSTALMEGKADLALVEEKLAQARRDEQPLNVARLEKVAAELDTKIIQTGKTLENLGQDREQLIERIDDRQEELAHSEKALEDLEAQYESMLDWSAAQPAHPEIMVSGVIVARTSVQGPHASAVLVKNERNVLIRETNISGSAFSDEWSFWISPLR